The stretch of DNA AGGAGTAAGGAGAATACGTGATTTATCAGAACCTCTAAATGCTTTTGTTGTTGAAATTTTGATGAATACAATTGTTTTTGAAGATCCTTTATTGGATGAAGGTGTGATGTATTGTCCAGATTGTGGAGAAGATTATCATAATGGTGAAGAATCATGTCCTGATTGTGGAACAGAATTAGTCACAAAATTCGAAATGGACATGTTAGAATACAAAAATTTTATGATTTATTAATTAGTTTATTAAAAGAGTATAGGAATTATTATAACATATAAAAATAGTTTGAAGCTGGGAGAGGGTCAAAATCCCAGCTTGCCAAGGAATTTTGAGTTAAAAACTCTTAGCAGAAGATGTTAGTGAAGAAAAGCAATTAAAACTCCACTAATCATAGTCCTTTGAGATTTTATATTCTTTTATCCCTACACGCACCTCCTACGAAAGGGCAATATTTAGGAGATTAAATATGGTTTTTATGCTCTGAAATTACCTTTGATGATTCTGTTAGGCGCATTCATTAACACCCCCACACTTGAAAGTATGAATAGCTTTGTATACATTGGCAATTCATCACGAATATCCTTTCTCATGAATTCAATCAAGGGATAGAAATCATACATCTCACCATCAGGACCTAAAGGTGCAACGGTTGTCCCAGTAGTTCTGGAGTATAATAATTTCATTCCAGGATTGATATAATCCATACCGATGTAGGTTTTGTCACCCATTTCAGAACCTCCATCACATACAGCAGTTCCAAGGATATCAATGTTGTCTACTCCATAATAGCTTTGGATTAATTCTACCGGTTCGACTTTTCTGTTGCTTGAGAATATGTCTGATTTCAAGGTTGTTAATGATTTGTAGCTTACTGCCATACTGTTTAAGTTAGCATAACTACCTGCTGACTCTTTGAATTTCTCTTGGGCTTTCAAGATAGTCATACCAGTATCATCACCACTTTCAAAGTTGTAGGTAGCTACTTTAGATGAATTCATAATCATGTCAATAGCTGCCTTTTCAATACTCCTACCTATAAGAATTCCTACGTCTTGTAACATGTCATTAACGCTTATTAAATTGGAATCAAGCATTTGGGCTGAAACGTTCAATACTCCACCTATAGTGTCGATACTGATAGTTTCACTGATTGGTTTTCTGACGTTTAATTCCTGAAGTGTTGCGCCAGGAGCAATATCTTTAGCCTCTCCAAGTACACCACTTTGAATAGCTTCTTCTATATTGACTCTTTGAGACATGTAAGTGTAATATTGTGAGTTCTCTTGAATTTCTTGCTTTGGGAGCAATCTGGTGAATTTCATCCATTTAGCAGAAGTATCAGCAACAATTTGTGCCATTACTTCATTTTGTACTTTTGCATCATTTCCTTTGGTTAACATTTAACATTTCCTCCTTATGGTCTGCAAGTACCTTTCAAAGCAAGTCCAGGTTTATTTAATAATATTCCCACTTTACTTTGTATAAATAATTTGGTATATTGAGGTAACTCATCATAGATGTCTTTACGCATGATTTCAATAATAGGATAAAAGTCTGCAATGTTCTCATCACTTGTAATAGGTGCAACAGTAGTTCCAGAGGATTTGGAATACAATACTGTTAATGGAGCATTTCTAAGATCAAAACCAATATATTGTTTTTCACCTATTAATGATCCACCGTCAGCTTGTGTAGTTCCTAAAAGATCAATGTTATCAATACCGTAGTATTCTTTAATGTCTTCAACAGGTCGAACTAACTTGTTAGAACTGTATGCTAATTGTTTAACGTATGATAATGTTTTGTAAGACTCTGCCATTATTGTTAAATCAGCACCAGCCCCTGCGTTGCCTTTGAATGCTTCTTGTGCTTTAATGACAAAGTTACCGAAAGCATCCATAGTATCATCAGTTTGAGTAGTATTATATTGCGGAACATTTGGAGAGCTAATTATTGTATCGTAAATGTTATATTCAATACGATTTGCAATAACGGTAGCTACATCACCTAATAAATCTTCAAATGAAACAATATCAGAATCAAACACGTCTTTATTAACATTAAGGACACCACCAACAGTATCAATACTGATAGTGTCTGTTACTGGTTTTCTAATGTTTAATTCTTGCAGGGATGCACCTGGAGCAATGTCTTTGGCCTCGCCGAGCAATCCTTTTTTGATAGCTTCATCAAGATTGATGTTTTGTCTGAAATATGTGTAGTAATCGGAGTTCTCTTTGATTTCTTGTTTAGGAAACAATCTAGCTAACTTCAATCTTTTTGCGGTTTCATCAGTAATGGTTTGAGCTATTACCTCGTTTTGCACTTTAGTATTATTTCCTTTTGTAATCATTAATTATCACCTTAAGTTGAACCTGTGGTTCCAATATCGTATGGCCTGAATACTTCAATGTATTTGTAATCATCTGAGCTTGTTACTGGATGCATTGCAATATATTCCCCATCATCGGATTTGATAGCTCCAGTAGATGTTAAAGCTATTCTATCATTAACAGCAATGTTGGATAATCCACTAGCTAATTTTAATCTGAATAAATGACCTAATACAAGAATAGCTGTTTTTCTTTTTCCACCAGTCATTGTAACTGGATCGTTAACTGCAATACCTAAAATAATTTCACCTTCTCCTCCGGAGAATTTTTTAACGGTAGGTTTTCCGATGTCTGAGTTTGCAGATAATGTAACTGCATCGTCAACTTTAATTTTAGTTCCTGCATATTCATAACCAGGAGTTTCCCCAGTCGGGGTTGTTACGGTGGTTGCAGTGATTGTACCTTCATCTAGAAGGAAAGTTGTGACTTCTTTTCTTTCTTCAAGTAAAACAATTGAATCTGGCATAAATGTCCTCCACTTAATTTATTATATAATTTATTATTTATAATATATAAATATTTATATATAATAGCTACTTTTTTAAAAATTTAATAACAACAATATTCCCTAACTTAAAAATTTCATCATTAAATTACAATTCAAATAAAAATAAACATAAATAGTGCATAACTTATAAATAGTAATATATTAAGAAAATTTACTTCTAAACTAAGGGTGATAGAATGGCAAATTCTTTAATTGAAGAACTACCGAAGATTATTAAAAAAGGTAGAAAAGAAGCAAATAAAATATTAGAAGGATTGTCCGATGATAGTAGATTAACTTTACAAACTAATGAGTTAGTGTTGCCATCAAAAGACCAAAGTGGATATTTTAAAGAAGAAATAAAAGAAATTAATGAAGACCAATGGTTTAATAAATTAATTTATGGAGATAACTTATTAGCCATGCAAGCATTACTAGCAGGCGATGAAACAACTCCTTCAATGCGAGGAAAAGTAGACTTGATTTATATAGACCCACCCTATGACTCCAAAGCGGATTATAGGACAAAAGTACAACTCCCAAATACAGAAATTGAACAAAAACCAACTGTTATTGAGCAATTTGCATATAAAGATACATGGAAAAATGGAACTGCTAGTTATTTGGAAATGATTTATCCTAGATTATTATTAATGAAAGAATTATTAAGTCCAACTGGTTCCCTCATGGTTCATGTTGATTGGCACGTTTCACATTATGTTAAATTACTATTAGATGATATATTTGGTAAAGATCATTTTAAAAATGAAATTATATGGGGGTATGGCGGAGGAGGAGCTCCTAAATCCCATTATCCAAGAAAGCACGATAATATTTTATGGTATGTTAATGGAGATAAATGGACTTTTAATAAACAATATAGACCTTATTCTGAAAAAACATTACAAAGAGGATTAACTGCAGTTAAAGGTGATTCTTATTCACTTAGTGACGAAGGAGCAGGTCTAGATGATTGGTGGACAGATAGCAGCGTTCAAAAAATTTTAAGCCCCACTGCATATGAAAATCTTAAATATGCTACACAAAAACCCGAAAGTTTATTGAAAAGAATCATACTAGGACATAGTAATGAAGGAGATATAATCGCTGATTTTTTCATGGGAACTGGGACTACTGGTGCTGTTGCTGAAAAAAATAATAGAAGATGGATTATGTCTGATTTAGGCAAACCTGCAACAATGATTACTCGTAAAAGATTGATTGACCAAGAAGCAAATCCATTCCTATACCAATCTATTGGTGATTATCAAAAAGAGCAATATGAACAATCAGAATTTAGAACTATACGTGATTTATCACATGTAGTTATGAGTTTATATGGTGCTTTACCATTTAATGATAATGAATCTCGAACTAATTTAGGTTATATTAAAGATAAGAAAACATTAGTCCTTGTTGATTCACCATCTAAATTAACTGGTTATAATACTCTCATTAAAGCTCAAAAATTAAGAAATACTTATCAAGGTGGATGGGATAATGTTGTTGTTTTAGGGTGGAATTTTGTTCAAAACATCGGCCAAATAATATCTGATTTGAATGATAAAAAATTAAATGTTTTAGTCATTCCTCCTGATTTATTAGAACAATTAAAAACTAAAACAAAAGCCAAACAGTTAATTAAAACTGGTAATTTGAGATTTTCATCATTACAATATCTAACTGTTAAAGAACCAGTAGTTGAACATTATAATGATGAATTAGAAATATTAACTGTTGAATTAGATAATTATGTGTTGTTGTCCCCTGAAGCATTACCTTTAGATGATTCAAATAAAAAGAAACTATCAGAAATAATAGGTAATGATCCATTAGCATTAATTGAATATTGGAGTATTGATCCGGATTATGATGGAAAAGTATTTAGGAGCAAATGGCAAGATTACCGTGAAAATACAGCTAATGATAATGATCCTTATAGAGTTATTAGACGTGCAAGAATTAATGTTCCTAAAATAAATGCAAAAAGGACAATATGTGTAAAAGCTGTTGATGTGTTTGGATTTGAAAGTGCCACTACAATTAGAATAGGAGAGTAATTCAATGGCTAAAAAATCAAAAGGAACAGGAAGAACACCTTTAAAAATGGCAAAGTCATTAAGTGAAGAGGTTAATGAAGCTTGGAAAAATGGTACTTTTTATGAAAAAGTATCACCTGTAACACAAGATTTATTAAGATATTGGTTTTTCCCCACATTCTGTGATATTAGAGATATTAATTTTCATGAAGGGCAAAAACAAGCTATTTTAAATGTTATTTATCTTCATGAAGTGTTATGTGTTAAAAATGTAAAAGATTTATATTTTAGCACTGATGAAGAATTACTTCAAGAACTAGATTTAGATGAATTAGGGGACGATAAATACCAACATCCCATGTATGCAGTGAAAATGGCAACTGGAACTGGTAAAACTTGGGTAATGCATGCATTATTGATTTGGCAATATTTAAATGCAAGTGATTATTTGAATGAAGGAAATTTTTCTAAAAACTTTTTACTCGTAGCACCAGGATTAATTGTTTATAATAGATTATTGGATGCATTTCTCGGTAAAGAAAATGAAAATGGGATTCGAGAATTTGAAACATCTGATTTTAAAAGATTTCAAGAGTTATTCATACCTGAAGCATATAGAAACAAAATATTTGGTTTTTTACAATCTTCCGTTCTTAAAAAAGAAGAAATATCTAGCAAAGTCACTGGCGATGGAATGATAGCTATAACCAATTGGCATTTGTTTTTAAGAGATGAAAAAGATGATATAATAGTTGATAATCCCTTAGAAAATCCCACACAAGTTATACAAAATGTATTACCTGTTTCCCCTGGGAAAACTAGTGGAAATGACTTAACTGTATTGGACAATAATTTTATTAAAGGTGGAGAATTAGAATACTTGTCTGCATTAGATAATCTAGTTGTTTTTAATGATGAAGCACATCATATTTATAATTCTAAAAAAGAAAAAGAAAAACAATGGCAAAGAAGTTTAAAAAGAATTTCTAAGTCTAAAGGTCAAAAATTCATTCAAATTGATTTTACTGCAACTCCTTACAAAACAAATCGTGGAACACAACATTACTTCCCACATGTTATTGTAGATTTTGATTTAAAAACAGCAATTCATAATGGTTTAGTTAAGATGATTGCAATTGATAAACGTGAAGAAGTTGCAACTATAAAAGAATTAGACTTCAAAGCTGAAAGAGATGCTAATAAAAAAGTAATAGGACTTTCAAATGGTCAAAGATTGATGCTTAGAGCAGGATATACAAAATTGAAAATATTAGAAAATGAATTTGTTGGGTTTGATAAAGACAAATATCCTAAAATGTTAGTTGTCTGTGAAGACACTAATGTAGCCCCCTTTGTTACCCAATTCTTTATAAATGAAGGATTAAAAGAGGAAGATATTCTTGAAATACATTCTAATAAACAAGGAGAAGTTTCAGAAGATGAATGGGAAAGAATAAAACAAAGATTATTCAATATAGATAGTTACCAAACACCAAAAATAATAATATCTGTTTTGATGCTTAAAGAAGGTTTTGATGTGAACAACATTTGTGTTATTGTACCTTTGAGATCAACTGAGTCAGACATTTTACTTGAACAAACTATTGGCAGAGGTTTAAGATTAATGTGGAGAGGTAGAGAATATGAAGACATCAAAGCTGAAAGTAGGCATAAACTTTTAAAGGAACATAGAGAACCTGATAATTACTTGGATTTATTAAGTATTGTTGAACATCCAAGATTTATAGAATATTATGATAAATTAGAAGGACTTGTTGTTCAAGATACTGGAAGAGAGGGTAAACCAAGAGTATTAGGGGACATGATTACTGTTGGCCTAAGAGAAAATTATGAAGAGTATGACTTTAATTGGCCAATAATCATCCAAGAAAGTGAAGAAATCTTAACTAATGATAAATTATCACTAAACAATCTAGAACCATATGATGTGCCCCTATCTGAACTGCAAATTATTAAAGGTGAAGGTGGAGAGAAATTTAAATCACAAGAGATTACCGTAAGAACAAAATTTGGACAATATAGGGTTAGTGCTGATATTTTTACTGTAGAAAATTATAATGAATTTTTATCTAAAATAATATCTAATGTTACTTCCATGTTCCAGAATATTGGTAAGAAAAACAAAGCTTTTCCTATGTTGCAAATAAACCAAGCAGAATTAATGGGATTGATTGATAATTACATTAGAAATAAATTATTTAATGAACCTTTTAATCCAATGGAAAATGAAAACTGGCGTATTTTATTGATGTCTGAAAACAGTATAATTAGTCACATCATAAAACAAATTAGTAAATGTATCCAAGAGATTCATCAAAATGTTGATGTTACAAAAGCTATTGTGCAAGAGATTAAATTTTCTAGTGTTGATGAACTTCGTATGCGAGAAAATTATTCTATAGATGTTACTAAGTGTATTTATAAAAGATTATCCTTCCCTTCACACGGTGGCGGATTAGAAAAAGCTTTCATTGAAACACTTGATATTGACGGTGAAGTTGAAGCTTTTACAAAGATTAATGAATATTACCATACTTTTGCAACTTTTACATATATTCGAGACGATGGCCTACTTGCAAGATATTATCCAGATTTCATTGTAAAAATTGGGGACGTGATTTATATTGTTGAAACCAAAGCAGATAAAGATAAAAATTCGCCAAATGTTCAAAGGAAGAGAATAGCTACACTGGATATGATAGAAAAAATTAATTTATTATCACCAGAAAATCGTATGTATTCTGAATGGAAATATGTTCTGTTAGGTGAAAACACTTTCTACACCCATAGCATTAATGGAGCTTCCGTTAAAGAAATTCTTGAATATACAATTGTAACTGAGCAAAAAGCAAAAGGATATTCAACATTAGATAATTTTTAAAATGAATAAATAATTTTTATTCATTTATTTTTATTTTTTCAGAGTTATATCTATTAATTCATCATTACCAATTTTCAGCATCAATAATAGATTGTTCCGCTTCACCACTTTCAATCATTTTAATAGCCATATCAAAATTAATTTTAATATCACTCATTAACCTTAATTCAGAACCCCAAGTTTCATTTTCATGTTCTCTTGTGATTCCCCAGACACTAGCGTCCAGTTCACCTTCAATTAACTCTTCTTTGATTAAATCTTCATAGATTGAAAAATATTTTGCTTGAATCTCTTCACGTAATTTAATCAATGTTTCATAATCATTAATTAAATCTTCAACCTGAATTCTATGATATTTGAATCTTGCATGATCATACAATAACTTCATTTGTCTGAAACTGTCAATCACTTCTTTTTCATCAACATCAAGTTCATCATATGTTCTTATTTTTTCGCTAGTCATAATAATCACTAGTTAATAGTTGATTAAAGAGACATAAAAGCTTTTTGATATAAATCTGAGGCATTATTGCTTTCAACTTGTAATTTTATGATTTTATAACAATATTGCATTTAACATGAACACAAATAATAACCATTATAACCTATTACACCAAAACCTATAATTAATATCACTCTTAGCTTACTTTAAAGTTGAGAGGAACAATATATAACATGAGATTAATTCGCAATTAAATATTATATCAAAGACTCGAGGTATTCTAATGTCAAAAAAGATTAATATATATGAAACAATCGATAATGTAATGCGTGAATGTCCTTATGACAGTGATGACGCTGTTGTAGGTCTAGGTAGAAAGGACAAAGATGGATTTATTGATTGTTATGAACTTTTTTACGAAAACGAAACAGATGACGATGAGGACGATGATTACATATTTGAAAAGAGAATTGAAGAAGCTTTAAATGATAATGGATTATATCTTGCTATTGCTTTTGGTGAAGATGGATTAGGTGATTATGGCATTACTATCGATAAAGATTTCAATATGCATTTTGCAAAAAGACATTTTGGTAGTTTTTCATCAGGCCAATATTGTGAAATAGCATTTGAAGAATTAGATGCTGAAGAATTAATTCTCAATTATTTATCAACAATTAAATATAATGATTAAATAATCCTGAATTAATCATATAACAAAGAGCATAACTTCTTTCCCATAAATATGATTATTATTTCTTTCAACCTTATTTTAAACAAAACTTAAAGAGGTTTGGTACTATTAGTGCAGAATCAAATATAAGATATATTGAAGATGATAATAGACTTTGTGTATTTTATGTTATTCATAAATTAGATAAAGATATTTATTTTAGAGGCATGATGGAAGCAACAGATTTTTATGAAGGTGTTGAAAA from Methanobrevibacter sp. YE315 encodes:
- a CDS encoding site-specific DNA-methyltransferase; translation: MANSLIEELPKIIKKGRKEANKILEGLSDDSRLTLQTNELVLPSKDQSGYFKEEIKEINEDQWFNKLIYGDNLLAMQALLAGDETTPSMRGKVDLIYIDPPYDSKADYRTKVQLPNTEIEQKPTVIEQFAYKDTWKNGTASYLEMIYPRLLLMKELLSPTGSLMVHVDWHVSHYVKLLLDDIFGKDHFKNEIIWGYGGGGAPKSHYPRKHDNILWYVNGDKWTFNKQYRPYSEKTLQRGLTAVKGDSYSLSDEGAGLDDWWTDSSVQKILSPTAYENLKYATQKPESLLKRIILGHSNEGDIIADFFMGTGTTGAVAEKNNRRWIMSDLGKPATMITRKRLIDQEANPFLYQSIGDYQKEQYEQSEFRTIRDLSHVVMSLYGALPFNDNESRTNLGYIKDKKTLVLVDSPSKLTGYNTLIKAQKLRNTYQGGWDNVVVLGWNFVQNIGQIISDLNDKKLNVLVIPPDLLEQLKTKTKAKQLIKTGNLRFSSLQYLTVKEPVVEHYNDELEILTVELDNYVLLSPEALPLDDSNKKKLSEIIGNDPLALIEYWSIDPDYDGKVFRSKWQDYRENTANDNDPYRVIRRARINVPKINAKRTICVKAVDVFGFESATTIRIGE
- a CDS encoding DEAD/DEAH box helicase family protein, translating into MAKKSKGTGRTPLKMAKSLSEEVNEAWKNGTFYEKVSPVTQDLLRYWFFPTFCDIRDINFHEGQKQAILNVIYLHEVLCVKNVKDLYFSTDEELLQELDLDELGDDKYQHPMYAVKMATGTGKTWVMHALLIWQYLNASDYLNEGNFSKNFLLVAPGLIVYNRLLDAFLGKENENGIREFETSDFKRFQELFIPEAYRNKIFGFLQSSVLKKEEISSKVTGDGMIAITNWHLFLRDEKDDIIVDNPLENPTQVIQNVLPVSPGKTSGNDLTVLDNNFIKGGELEYLSALDNLVVFNDEAHHIYNSKKEKEKQWQRSLKRISKSKGQKFIQIDFTATPYKTNRGTQHYFPHVIVDFDLKTAIHNGLVKMIAIDKREEVATIKELDFKAERDANKKVIGLSNGQRLMLRAGYTKLKILENEFVGFDKDKYPKMLVVCEDTNVAPFVTQFFINEGLKEEDILEIHSNKQGEVSEDEWERIKQRLFNIDSYQTPKIIISVLMLKEGFDVNNICVIVPLRSTESDILLEQTIGRGLRLMWRGREYEDIKAESRHKLLKEHREPDNYLDLLSIVEHPRFIEYYDKLEGLVVQDTGREGKPRVLGDMITVGLRENYEEYDFNWPIIIQESEEILTNDKLSLNNLEPYDVPLSELQIIKGEGGEKFKSQEITVRTKFGQYRVSADIFTVENYNEFLSKIISNVTSMFQNIGKKNKAFPMLQINQAELMGLIDNYIRNKLFNEPFNPMENENWRILLMSENSIISHIIKQISKCIQEIHQNVDVTKAIVQEIKFSSVDELRMRENYSIDVTKCIYKRLSFPSHGGGLEKAFIETLDIDGEVEAFTKINEYYHTFATFTYIRDDGLLARYYPDFIVKIGDVIYIVETKADKDKNSPNVQRKRIATLDMIEKINLLSPENRMYSEWKYVLLGENTFYTHSINGASVKEILEYTIVTEQKAKGYSTLDNF